A window of the Verminephrobacter eiseniae EF01-2 genome harbors these coding sequences:
- a CDS encoding SDR family NAD(P)-dependent oxidoreductase, with protein MNQQRTHAEPASSSLAGRVAIVTGAGSRSSEIGNGRAAAILLARRGAQVLLLDARLDAARETERMIADEGGSAICAQIDVAEAEPCRQAVAIAVQAWGRVDILVNNVGIGGPAGNAVDLDIAQWERALRVNVTSMMLMARYAIPEMRKLGAGAIVNIASIAGLIGGTPALLYPTSKGAVINMTRAMAAHHGREGIRVNCVAPGMVYTPMVADRMTPEVREQRRKRSLLQTEGSGWDVGQAVAYLASDEARWVTGVILPVDAGTTAGNAPSPGLKPDSSGG; from the coding sequence ATGAACCAACAACGCACCCATGCCGAACCGGCCAGCAGCAGTCTGGCCGGCCGCGTCGCCATCGTGACGGGCGCTGGCTCGCGCAGTTCGGAGATCGGCAATGGCCGTGCCGCTGCCATCTTGCTGGCGCGTCGTGGCGCGCAAGTGCTGCTGCTCGATGCCCGGCTCGACGCGGCCCGCGAGACCGAGCGAATGATTGCCGACGAAGGCGGCAGCGCCATCTGCGCGCAGATCGATGTCGCCGAGGCCGAACCCTGCCGCCAGGCCGTTGCCATTGCCGTGCAAGCCTGGGGCCGTGTCGACATTCTGGTCAATAACGTCGGCATCGGCGGGCCGGCCGGCAACGCCGTCGATTTGGACATCGCGCAATGGGAGCGGGCGCTGCGCGTGAATGTCACCTCGATGATGCTGATGGCCAGGTACGCGATCCCGGAGATGCGCAAGCTCGGCGCCGGCGCCATCGTGAACATCGCCTCCATTGCCGGGCTGATCGGCGGCACGCCGGCGCTGCTGTACCCCACCTCCAAGGGCGCGGTGATCAATATGACCCGCGCGATGGCGGCGCACCATGGGCGCGAAGGCATTCGCGTCAACTGCGTTGCGCCGGGCATGGTCTACACGCCGATGGTTGCCGACCGGATGACGCCCGAGGTGCGCGAGCAGCGGCGCAAGCGCTCGCTGTTGCAGACCGAGGGCTCGGGCTGGGATGTGGGCCAGGCCGTGGCCTACCTGGCCAGCGACGAAGCGCGCTGGGTCACGGGCGTGATCTTGCCGGTGGATGCGGGCACCACCGCCGGCAATGCCCCGTCGCCCGGCCTGAAGCCCGATAGCTCCGGGGGCTGA